A genomic segment from Candidatus Cloacimonadota bacterium encodes:
- a CDS encoding C10 family peptidase, translating to MKNIILIGLLLLSIILTAIPQSMEDARTAADSFLMQRGKNVLLEDAYSISERGENIYYVFNLEPDGFVAVSADDDLVPIIAYSFHQTLENEDLEENYLHQMLKTDLNMRSEYYRQNPDDALENQQKWQSLLNGEQRDNLRFQQWPAPGTTITDGWIDKQWNQSGVYNQMCPLDNSGGRSVVGCVATAMSMIMDYHEYIGNPVFTDADDYASGYYNPIYIDDEWEEHDFPAFPDLNNYLQDIAAHYAAGIILTADDKAALNFAAGVSVEMSYSSTGSGTWTSLVPDALLNKFGYDSAEYVENEGSWFYDILIDNMQSMQPTELTIYQAGFEGGHAINCDGYNTDDYYHLNFGWGTSNNTCWYTLPAGMPSGYCILTGAAVNIEGGEVPVAVQGDVDVDGCSPEGTYITFDGPRFYECFVENADGSFDVPAMTAGTYNVTAILQQRAYYQCQEDVVIDENNDFIQIDLGEFAYFTGHVNAPISAENAAISFYKNDELVYSGTADSNGDYSIPEVLPGTYQVTASLGSNYFSSKEVVVSLDDQTEDFDLAEYPGNMAVSFAGADAEIWNLIPNYTLSCGIKLTNEELSDLGNDVISGIRFKSPINSDEGELYAQVWLENILVSEMEIQDFNSGEWLDVDLESFVPVNPDQDVLVGYKITSPTGAIAYRDNGPRITGKGAFFNNGNWVELAANNDFNFCIEAKIITQEYGSVTGLVVLDGGSGEISDAIIKAGKYTTHPGTNGVYWIDLKAGIYDLSAQLNHYLSDSILGLEVIENSVHSNNIFNLVYNVGTNENTLISTTKLIGNYPNPFNPSTTISFSVTQTSSFVNLSVFNIKGQKVKTLADKVFPAGEHALVWNGKDQNDKPVSSGIYYYQLKAGNKTYTNKMLLMK from the coding sequence ATGAAGAATATAATTTTAATTGGCTTATTATTGCTATCAATTATTTTAACAGCAATCCCGCAATCCATGGAGGATGCCAGGACAGCTGCTGATTCTTTCCTGATGCAGAGAGGTAAAAATGTGCTACTGGAAGATGCCTATTCTATATCTGAACGAGGTGAAAATATATACTACGTTTTCAACCTGGAACCAGATGGATTTGTGGCTGTAAGTGCTGATGATGACCTTGTACCGATAATTGCTTATTCTTTCCATCAAACCTTGGAAAATGAAGATCTGGAAGAAAATTATCTGCACCAAATGCTGAAAACGGATTTGAATATGAGATCAGAATATTATCGGCAAAATCCTGATGATGCTTTGGAAAATCAACAAAAATGGCAAAGTCTGTTAAATGGAGAACAGCGAGATAACCTGCGTTTCCAGCAATGGCCAGCTCCGGGAACTACCATTACAGATGGCTGGATCGATAAACAGTGGAATCAAAGCGGAGTTTACAACCAGATGTGTCCTCTTGATAATAGTGGTGGTCGTTCAGTTGTAGGTTGTGTGGCAACAGCGATGTCAATGATCATGGATTATCATGAGTATATTGGAAATCCTGTTTTTACAGATGCTGATGATTATGCTTCTGGATATTATAATCCGATCTATATTGACGACGAATGGGAAGAGCATGATTTTCCAGCATTTCCCGATTTGAATAATTATTTGCAGGACATTGCTGCTCATTATGCAGCCGGAATAATTTTGACAGCAGATGATAAAGCTGCTCTCAATTTTGCAGCTGGAGTTTCTGTGGAAATGAGTTACAGCTCAACTGGCTCCGGAACCTGGACTTCTCTGGTTCCCGATGCACTTTTGAATAAATTTGGTTATGACAGCGCCGAATATGTGGAGAATGAAGGAAGCTGGTTTTATGATATTTTAATAGATAATATGCAATCCATGCAGCCAACTGAGTTAACGATTTACCAAGCTGGTTTTGAAGGCGGACATGCCATAAACTGCGATGGTTATAACACAGATGATTATTATCATCTCAATTTTGGTTGGGGAACATCAAATAATACCTGCTGGTACACACTTCCTGCCGGAATGCCTTCTGGTTATTGTATTCTAACCGGAGCAGCTGTAAATATCGAAGGTGGAGAAGTTCCTGTAGCTGTTCAAGGTGATGTAGACGTTGATGGATGTTCACCGGAAGGGACTTATATCACTTTTGACGGTCCAAGATTTTATGAATGTTTTGTGGAAAATGCTGATGGAAGCTTTGATGTTCCGGCGATGACAGCGGGGACATACAATGTTACAGCAATTCTGCAGCAGCGTGCTTATTATCAGTGTCAGGAAGATGTCGTTATTGATGAGAATAATGATTTTATTCAGATCGATCTGGGTGAATTTGCCTATTTCACTGGTCATGTAAATGCTCCGATCTCTGCGGAAAATGCAGCTATAAGTTTTTACAAAAATGATGAATTAGTTTATTCAGGAACTGCTGATTCAAACGGAGATTACAGTATTCCGGAAGTTTTGCCGGGAACTTATCAGGTTACTGCAAGTTTAGGAAGTAATTATTTCTCAAGCAAAGAAGTTGTGGTTAGTCTTGATGATCAGACAGAAGATTTCGATCTGGCAGAATATCCTGGAAATATGGCAGTTTCTTTTGCTGGAGCTGATGCTGAAATTTGGAACTTGATTCCGAATTATACTCTAAGCTGCGGCATAAAACTTACGAATGAAGAACTCAGTGATCTGGGAAATGATGTTATTTCTGGCATTCGCTTCAAATCTCCCATCAATTCAGATGAAGGTGAATTGTATGCTCAAGTTTGGCTGGAAAATATCCTGGTCAGTGAAATGGAAATTCAAGATTTTAATTCTGGAGAGTGGCTGGATGTAGATCTGGAATCATTTGTTCCTGTAAATCCAGATCAGGATGTTCTGGTCGGTTACAAAATTACTTCCCCAACAGGTGCAATCGCCTATCGAGATAACGGACCAAGAATTACCGGAAAAGGCGCATTCTTCAATAATGGAAACTGGGTAGAGTTAGCAGCTAATAACGATTTTAATTTCTGTATTGAAGCGAAGATCATTACTCAGGAATATGGTTCTGTTACCGGTTTAGTTGTGTTAGATGGCGGGAGCGGAGAAATTTCTGATGCAATTATAAAAGCTGGAAAATACACAACACATCCTGGTACAAATGGTGTTTATTGGATAGATTTAAAAGCTGGTATTTATGATCTTTCAGCTCAACTAAATCATTATTTATCAGACTCAATTCTTGGATTGGAAGTGATCGAGAATTCTGTTCATTCAAACAATATATTTAACCTGGTTTATAATGTAGGAACAAATGAAAATACGTTAATTAGTACCACTAAGTTGATCGGCAATTATCCAAATCCTTTCAATCCTTCGACTACGATAAGCTTTTCTGTAACACAAACGTCCTCGTTTGTGAATCTTTCAGTATTCAACATCAAGGGT